A single genomic interval of Agarivorans aestuarii harbors:
- a CDS encoding GntR family transcriptional regulator has protein sequence MDSKKMSETAEETMIVEKIYEAIIDQRLSPGTKLSESDLCKAFDISRMKVRRALLTLANRQLVVLQPNKGAFVASPTAKQAKDVFETRLALEPTIIRLAIQRSSKQSINSLENLLKQEFIAHQQGDRRKAIHLSGQFHIGLAQMADNQVMLNLVKDLVTQSSLIIGMFGSAGMNNCRDDEHQRIIEAIQQGDEDAAAQLMQQHIHHIKANINLDNKLEATPDLASLFFD, from the coding sequence ATGGACAGCAAGAAAATGTCAGAAACAGCTGAAGAAACCATGATCGTAGAAAAAATCTACGAAGCCATTATTGATCAACGGCTATCGCCCGGTACCAAATTGTCTGAATCAGACTTATGCAAAGCTTTCGATATTAGCCGCATGAAAGTGCGTAGGGCTCTCTTAACCTTGGCAAATAGGCAGCTTGTTGTTTTACAACCCAACAAAGGAGCCTTTGTCGCTAGCCCTACAGCTAAACAAGCCAAAGACGTTTTTGAGACTCGCTTAGCGTTAGAGCCCACCATCATTCGTTTAGCGATTCAACGCTCAAGTAAACAAAGCATCAACAGTTTAGAGAACTTACTGAAGCAAGAGTTCATCGCTCATCAACAAGGCGATAGGCGTAAAGCGATTCATTTATCTGGCCAGTTTCATATTGGTCTTGCTCAAATGGCAGATAATCAAGTGATGCTAAACTTGGTTAAAGATCTGGTTACCCAATCTTCGCTAATTATTGGAATGTTTGGTTCAGCGGGCATGAATAACTGCCGAGACGATGAGCATCAGCGCATAATTGAAGCAATACAACAAGGCGATGAAGATGCCGCAGCTCAATTAATGCAACAACATATTCACCACATTAAAGCCAATATTAATTTAGACAACAAACTTGAGGCCACGCCAGACCTAGCAAGCTTATTTTTTGATTAA
- a CDS encoding GNAT family N-acetyltransferase — MFHQVSNQHDIQQLTELAREIWLEHYTPIIGVEQVEYMLSTFHSATRVAEQIETEQYYYYLLQSEGENLGYLGVQRQEQQLFLSKIYVHSRFRGRGFAKQAMNFAKQLANEFGLQQITLTVNRHNHDSIAAYQKMGFVKVAEQCTDIGQGYVMDDWVMALAL; from the coding sequence GTGTTTCATCAAGTAAGTAATCAACATGATATTCAACAGCTTACAGAGTTGGCCAGAGAGATATGGCTAGAGCATTATACGCCGATTATTGGTGTTGAGCAGGTGGAATACATGCTTAGTACTTTTCACTCGGCTACCCGCGTAGCTGAGCAAATTGAGACCGAGCAGTATTATTACTATCTGTTGCAGAGTGAAGGTGAAAACCTAGGTTACCTAGGGGTTCAGCGACAGGAGCAGCAGCTATTTTTAAGTAAGATTTACGTACATTCTCGTTTTCGAGGTCGAGGTTTTGCTAAACAAGCAATGAATTTTGCCAAACAACTCGCCAATGAATTTGGCTTGCAACAAATAACGCTGACAGTAAACCGACATAATCATGACTCTATAGCTGCATATCAAAAAATGGGTTTTGTTAAAGTAGCTGAGCAATGCACCGATATTGGCCAAGGTTACGTTATGGACGATTGGGTAATGGCATTGGCGTTGTAG
- a CDS encoding ABC transporter substrate-binding protein: protein MKHRNIIKHALMASVMSASISTFAFAANPVLKVGFVGVTSGPAAAWGISNQRSMETRAEWINEIGGVTIGDTTYDIEIVAFDDQKDPKRAIAGMEKMAQEGIHYVVGPNVDDGAAAVRPVAEQKGIMYFPYAFPKSLYTKPASNAVLGMVANYQSGPAIYEYFMKQEGVKKVAFVAANESDPLSQRDGGVAAATKLGLEVVSSNVTYQVDTTDFTPVLLPVIKSRPELLVLSGVSPANAPQLIRSARELGFTGFISTETAQDANVLKEGAGSLANGFVSVGGASTPELASDMMQEFVERYTKKFGEYNDESNTKVYALEYIIETLKANPSAISDVTEFQKTMDSFEAPNPYMVGEAKLSYVGTSSFGQKRQVAVPLVVNVYKDGKFETLFVATVD from the coding sequence ATGAAACATCGAAATATTATTAAACATGCTTTAATGGCAAGTGTAATGAGTGCGAGTATCAGCACTTTTGCGTTTGCGGCTAACCCTGTATTAAAAGTTGGATTTGTAGGGGTGACTTCTGGCCCTGCTGCCGCTTGGGGGATTTCAAACCAACGCTCTATGGAAACGCGTGCTGAGTGGATAAACGAAATCGGTGGTGTAACCATTGGTGATACTACTTATGATATTGAAATTGTAGCTTTCGATGACCAAAAAGATCCGAAACGTGCCATAGCGGGTATGGAGAAAATGGCTCAAGAAGGTATTCACTATGTGGTGGGGCCTAACGTTGATGATGGTGCAGCGGCAGTAAGGCCAGTCGCTGAGCAAAAAGGCATTATGTATTTTCCCTATGCTTTTCCGAAAAGCTTATACACCAAACCTGCTTCCAATGCAGTGTTGGGAATGGTGGCGAATTATCAATCTGGGCCTGCTATCTATGAGTACTTCATGAAGCAGGAGGGGGTGAAAAAAGTTGCTTTTGTCGCTGCCAATGAGTCTGATCCATTGAGCCAAAGAGATGGTGGAGTTGCTGCGGCAACTAAGCTCGGTTTAGAGGTGGTTTCAAGCAATGTAACTTATCAAGTTGATACGACGGATTTTACACCCGTGTTGCTGCCTGTGATTAAGTCTCGTCCTGAGTTACTGGTGTTATCAGGAGTTTCTCCAGCTAATGCTCCCCAGTTGATTCGTTCAGCTAGGGAGCTTGGATTTACAGGCTTTATTTCTACTGAAACCGCGCAAGATGCAAATGTACTAAAAGAAGGCGCAGGTAGTTTAGCAAATGGATTTGTATCGGTTGGCGGCGCTTCTACGCCAGAATTAGCTTCCGACATGATGCAAGAATTTGTTGAGCGATATACCAAAAAATTTGGTGAGTATAACGATGAGTCCAATACCAAGGTTTATGCACTTGAGTACATTATTGAGACCCTTAAAGCTAACCCTTCAGCTATTTCAGATGTTACCGAATTTCAGAAAACGATGGATAGTTTTGAAGCGCCAAACCCTTATATGGTTGGTGAAGCAAAATTAAGTTACGTAGGCACATCTTCTTTCGGTCAGAAGCGCCAAGTCGCAGTGCCATTGGTCGTGAACGTTTATAAAGACGGTAAGTTTGAAACTCTGTTTGTAGCAACCGTTGATTAG
- the yidA gene encoding sugar-phosphatase, whose amino-acid sequence MIKLIALDMDGTLLNDEKKITPRTYQAIQQAKQAGVKVVLASGRPLEGLRPYLEQLELTSEQDFVISYNGSLVQRVGSGEIIHKTTLNGSDGTQLAKVAEQLGVFIHAFSAEHGLITQQHNPWTDIESSINGMDVSEVNFASLQANDALTKIMFVAEESILDKAIANLPAELRKQYTVVRSAPFFLEFLHRDSNKGVGVEQLANILGLNASEVMCAGDADNDRHMLQYAGLAVAMANADPEIKAMANYIAPSNKEDGVAVAIEENVLSTLCPTS is encoded by the coding sequence ATGATTAAACTTATCGCCCTAGATATGGACGGCACACTTCTCAATGACGAGAAAAAAATCACTCCGCGCACTTATCAAGCTATTCAGCAAGCTAAGCAAGCGGGTGTAAAAGTAGTACTTGCATCGGGTCGTCCGCTAGAAGGTTTACGCCCTTATTTAGAGCAACTTGAGCTAACCAGCGAACAAGATTTTGTTATTTCCTATAACGGCTCTTTAGTACAGCGTGTAGGCAGTGGAGAAATCATTCATAAAACCACGCTCAACGGCAGCGATGGTACACAGCTAGCCAAAGTAGCTGAGCAATTAGGTGTTTTTATTCATGCCTTCTCTGCAGAGCATGGCCTTATTACTCAACAGCACAACCCTTGGACTGATATAGAATCTTCTATTAACGGCATGGATGTAAGTGAAGTTAACTTTGCCTCACTGCAAGCAAACGATGCACTTACCAAAATTATGTTTGTAGCTGAAGAAAGCATTCTCGACAAGGCGATTGCCAACTTGCCTGCTGAGTTACGCAAACAATACACAGTAGTGCGCAGTGCGCCGTTTTTCTTAGAGTTTTTGCACCGTGACAGCAACAAAGGTGTAGGTGTAGAGCAGCTAGCCAATATCTTGGGGTTAAATGCATCTGAGGTAATGTGTGCTGGTGACGCCGACAACGACCGCCACATGCTGCAATACGCGGGTTTAGCGGTTGCGATGGCAAACGCCGATCCTGAAATTAAAGCAATGGCTAATTACATAGCCCCAAGCAATAAAGAAGATGGGGTTGCTGTAGCCATTGAAGAAAATGTACTAAGTACGCTTTGCCCAACCAGTTAA
- the secD gene encoding protein translocase subunit SecD produces MKTPKRSTINRYAKWKYIVLAFTLLVMLFSALPSLYGERAALHITHRGEQINATDIALYLNKEGITPSAINQQGERTVVLLDEQAEQAKAQSALIPHLPENSTVALAMEAAAPQWLLDAGFSPIALGLDLRGGVQLLLEVDMEPVYQAHRQSVMDAFSAEIRASRSRLVNETVEITVYKDEDVNAARNLARQQFSQWDSQFSGNTVSLSLSEDEKSILRQLTVQQNLQIMRGRIAELGITEASVQRQGLNRIRIELPGVQDPAAAKDVIGATASLSFHSLAETRSRQSQSVVDNNGNPIEINRRAILGGEHIIDARANMGEMGAAEVNISLDGSGGRKMSRFSRDNIGQPMATLYSEYSRDANGDSQQQNRVISVATIQSQLGSNFRITGAGSMQSAQELALLLRAGSLTAPVTIIEERTIGPSLGEENVQNGFAALALGLGLTLAFIALWYRRMGWVANLALLANMVCLFGLIALLPGAVLTLPGIAGMVLTVGMAVDTNVLIFERIKDKMREGRTFAQSIDSGFSSAFSSIFDANITTMIVAFALYAIGNGPVQGFAITLGLGLLTSMFTGIFLSRSIINLIWGRDQRREVRV; encoded by the coding sequence GTGAAAACACCTAAACGTTCTACCATTAATCGCTATGCGAAATGGAAGTACATCGTTCTAGCCTTTACTTTATTAGTGATGCTGTTTAGCGCTTTACCATCATTGTATGGAGAGAGGGCTGCATTACATATTACTCATCGTGGTGAGCAGATTAATGCTACCGACATCGCGCTTTACTTGAACAAAGAGGGAATTACTCCCTCAGCCATTAATCAACAAGGTGAGCGCACCGTTGTATTGCTTGATGAGCAAGCTGAGCAAGCCAAAGCGCAGTCTGCGTTGATCCCTCATCTTCCAGAAAACAGCACAGTTGCTTTAGCAATGGAAGCGGCTGCTCCGCAGTGGCTGCTTGACGCTGGGTTTTCACCCATTGCCTTGGGCTTGGATTTACGCGGAGGCGTGCAGTTACTATTAGAAGTTGATATGGAGCCGGTATACCAAGCACATCGCCAATCGGTAATGGATGCCTTTAGTGCGGAGATACGTGCAAGCCGAAGCCGACTTGTGAATGAGACTGTCGAAATTACCGTTTATAAAGATGAGGACGTTAACGCCGCGCGAAATTTGGCTCGTCAGCAATTCTCTCAATGGGACAGTCAATTTAGTGGCAATACTGTTTCTTTGTCTTTATCAGAAGACGAAAAGTCCATCTTGCGTCAGTTAACTGTCCAGCAAAATCTACAAATTATGCGAGGCCGTATTGCAGAGTTAGGCATTACCGAAGCCTCGGTTCAGCGACAAGGCTTAAATAGAATTCGAATTGAATTGCCCGGTGTGCAAGACCCTGCCGCAGCCAAAGATGTGATTGGCGCCACCGCCTCTTTGTCGTTTCACTCTTTAGCTGAAACCCGCTCGCGCCAAAGCCAGTCGGTAGTAGATAACAACGGCAACCCTATAGAAATAAATCGCCGAGCCATTTTAGGGGGAGAACACATTATTGATGCGCGCGCTAACATGGGGGAAATGGGCGCGGCAGAAGTGAACATATCTTTGGATGGCAGTGGCGGTAGAAAAATGTCGCGATTTTCCAGAGACAACATTGGTCAGCCAATGGCGACGTTGTATAGCGAATACAGCAGGGACGCCAACGGAGATAGCCAGCAACAAAACCGAGTAATTAGTGTAGCTACCATTCAATCCCAGCTTGGCAGCAATTTTAGAATTACTGGTGCTGGCTCTATGCAAAGTGCCCAGGAGCTAGCCTTGTTACTAAGGGCAGGCTCACTTACTGCGCCAGTCACCATTATTGAAGAGCGAACCATTGGACCTTCTTTGGGTGAAGAGAATGTACAAAATGGCTTTGCCGCGTTGGCCTTAGGTTTAGGGCTAACACTGGCTTTTATTGCGCTGTGGTACCGCAGAATGGGTTGGGTAGCTAACTTGGCCTTGCTCGCTAATATGGTGTGTTTGTTCGGTTTAATTGCCTTGCTGCCAGGGGCTGTGCTCACCTTACCCGGCATTGCCGGAATGGTGTTAACGGTGGGGATGGCGGTGGATACCAATGTGCTTATCTTTGAAAGAATTAAGGACAAAATGCGCGAAGGACGCACCTTTGCACAAAGTATTGATAGCGGTTTTAGTAGCGCATTTAGCTCTATTTTCGATGCCAACATCACCACCATGATTGTTGCGTTTGCGTTGTACGCCATTGGTAATGGTCCGGTACAAGGTTTTGCGATAACCCTAGGTTTAGGCTTATTAACTAGCATGTTCACAGGCATATTTTTATCTAGGTCGATCATCAATCTCATTTGGGGGCGTGACCAACGCCGTGAAGTAAGGGTTTAA
- a CDS encoding ABC transporter ATP-binding protein, which translates to MNKLLELRAITKRFGGLTAVNEVSFDVAQGEILSVIGPNGAGKSTLFQLISSFLSTSSGEVLLNGERINNLSPHIVARKGVVRTFQETTVFRSMTVKENIVAAHHLRSKASLFGFFLGTAAAREDEKSFGKSADSIIEFLDMGSIRDELASNLPQGHLRALGMAIGLATDPLVLLLDEPFAGMNHDETMKMVNLVKRLRDERNVTVLLVEHDMPAVMKISDRVVVINFGQKIAEGSPSEIQNNPKVIEAYLGSEDAAIGM; encoded by the coding sequence ATGAATAAGCTATTAGAACTACGAGCTATTACCAAACGATTTGGTGGTTTAACGGCGGTTAACGAAGTTAGCTTTGACGTTGCGCAAGGTGAAATACTGTCTGTTATTGGGCCAAATGGCGCAGGTAAATCAACACTATTCCAATTGATATCTTCTTTTTTAAGTACCAGCAGTGGTGAAGTGCTGCTAAATGGCGAGCGTATCAATAACCTTTCTCCCCATATTGTGGCGCGTAAAGGGGTAGTTAGAACATTTCAGGAAACAACAGTGTTTCGTTCAATGACAGTAAAAGAAAACATTGTAGCGGCACACCACTTAAGGTCTAAGGCATCACTATTTGGTTTTTTCTTGGGTACTGCAGCGGCACGTGAAGACGAAAAAAGTTTTGGTAAGTCTGCCGATAGCATTATTGAGTTTTTGGACATGGGCAGTATTAGAGATGAACTGGCCTCCAATTTACCTCAAGGACATTTGCGAGCATTAGGTATGGCAATAGGCTTGGCGACTGATCCTCTAGTGCTTTTGCTTGATGAGCCTTTCGCTGGGATGAATCATGATGAAACCATGAAAATGGTTAATTTAGTTAAACGCTTAAGAGACGAGCGCAATGTGACTGTTCTGTTGGTTGAACATGATATGCCAGCCGTTATGAAAATTTCAGACCGCGTTGTAGTTATTAACTTTGGGCAAAAAATTGCTGAGGGTTCACCTTCAGAAATTCAAAATAATCCAAAAGTTATTGAAGCTTATTTAGGCTCTGAAGACGCCGCAATTGGGATGTAA
- a CDS encoding branched-chain amino acid ABC transporter permease: MEQIIVNGLYLGAQYALIALGLTLIFSLMNVLNFAHGQMYVLGGFVTYTVVVQFELPFLVGLGLSAVILAVVGGLIEKYLFRPVIKKSKRDESSMLLAAGIAFFLDSIILLVFGEKQRGVPKIIDGVFNWDFRIIMPYDRIVIGLIAVAMIIGFIVFMQYSKLGRAMRALAQDKVAAQLMGVNVDRYQMIGFALGASLAGVVGGLLVTITGINLGMGGPASIKAFMMIMIGGAGVISGAIAGGFILGMLESVGLSVLSQYGDITYLVIFVSLMIFLAIRPQGLMGKPWG, from the coding sequence ATGGAACAGATTATTGTAAATGGGCTCTATTTAGGGGCGCAGTATGCGCTAATTGCACTGGGCTTAACACTTATATTTTCTTTGATGAATGTGCTTAATTTTGCTCATGGGCAAATGTACGTATTAGGTGGGTTTGTTACCTATACAGTGGTGGTTCAATTTGAACTCCCATTTCTAGTGGGATTGGGGCTTTCAGCGGTAATTTTGGCGGTAGTGGGTGGCTTAATCGAAAAGTACTTGTTCAGGCCAGTTATCAAAAAGTCAAAAAGAGACGAGAGTTCAATGTTGTTGGCGGCAGGTATCGCCTTTTTCCTTGATTCTATTATTTTGCTGGTTTTTGGCGAAAAACAGCGTGGAGTACCCAAAATAATCGATGGGGTATTTAATTGGGACTTTCGAATCATCATGCCTTACGACCGCATTGTGATAGGCCTTATCGCTGTTGCTATGATTATCGGTTTTATTGTGTTTATGCAGTATTCCAAACTTGGTCGAGCCATGCGTGCATTAGCTCAAGATAAGGTTGCTGCACAACTAATGGGGGTGAATGTAGATCGCTATCAAATGATTGGCTTTGCTTTAGGTGCGAGTTTGGCCGGGGTAGTTGGCGGTTTATTGGTTACTATCACAGGAATCAATCTTGGTATGGGAGGGCCGGCTTCAATTAAGGCATTTATGATGATCATGATTGGTGGTGCAGGGGTTATCTCAGGCGCTATTGCGGGTGGATTTATCCTGGGGATGCTCGAAAGTGTAGGTTTATCGGTATTGTCTCAATATGGAGATATTACTTACCTTGTCATTTTTGTTTCATTAATGATTTTTTTAGCCATACGTCCACAAGGGCTTATGGGTAAACCATGGGGCTAA
- a CDS encoding GNAT family N-acetyltransferase yields MEKAQFTVQQGWPEHHRKTVAALYEQAFGQKFRLAVPNQQQRIALLAQSFKPEYALSVIDQGCLVAVAGFQTPKAGFTSGIGWQGLVDLLGYVKGAWAALVFSLFERKPSQHTMVMDGIAVAEEYRGKGLGSMLLDGIIHQAQVQGFSKVRLDVIDSNPRAKKLYLAKGFKQVKREYYPYLNWLLGFSGSSTLEYSIHPQLSQQQSANLKAKSMPQKPAMYSTYAKEYDVAIQDNIYNAHYERPSLQAMLGEMAGKTVLDLGCGSGVYAEYLLTKGAKVTAIDSSSEMVALVKQKLATQLKVYQQDLASGLPEEADASYDLVICPLMLHYLQDLNPLFADVKRVLKGGGSFVFSTHHPMVDIEASPSGNYFATEQVTEMWDTVGKPVEVSFYRRPLSALIAALTDHEMVITELSEGKPSEALKTISPEQYQRLSKHPQFLFIKALA; encoded by the coding sequence ATGGAAAAAGCTCAGTTTACAGTTCAGCAAGGTTGGCCAGAACATCACCGGAAGACGGTGGCAGCCTTGTACGAACAAGCCTTTGGCCAAAAGTTTCGCTTGGCGGTTCCCAATCAACAGCAGCGTATCGCGCTGTTGGCCCAGTCTTTTAAGCCGGAATATGCACTGTCGGTAATCGATCAAGGATGTTTAGTTGCGGTGGCGGGTTTTCAAACCCCTAAAGCAGGGTTTACCAGCGGAATTGGCTGGCAAGGTTTGGTTGATTTGTTGGGCTATGTAAAAGGCGCTTGGGCAGCTTTAGTATTTAGCTTGTTTGAACGTAAACCAAGTCAGCACACTATGGTGATGGACGGCATCGCAGTGGCAGAAGAATACCGGGGTAAGGGTTTAGGTTCTATGCTGTTAGACGGCATTATTCACCAAGCGCAAGTGCAGGGGTTTTCTAAGGTGCGCTTAGATGTCATCGACAGTAATCCAAGAGCCAAAAAGCTTTACCTTGCTAAAGGCTTTAAACAAGTAAAACGAGAGTATTATCCCTATCTAAACTGGTTGCTTGGGTTTAGTGGCTCAAGCACTTTAGAGTACTCAATTCACCCACAACTTTCTCAGCAGCAAAGCGCTAACTTAAAGGCTAAATCTATGCCTCAAAAACCTGCTATGTATTCTACTTATGCCAAAGAATACGATGTGGCTATTCAAGACAACATTTACAACGCGCATTACGAACGCCCTTCTTTGCAAGCCATGTTAGGTGAAATGGCGGGTAAAACAGTGCTCGATTTAGGCTGTGGCTCAGGCGTGTATGCAGAGTATTTATTAACTAAGGGCGCTAAAGTAACGGCGATTGACAGTTCAAGTGAGATGGTGGCCTTGGTAAAGCAAAAATTGGCTACTCAGTTAAAGGTGTATCAGCAAGATTTAGCCTCGGGATTGCCAGAGGAAGCGGATGCCAGTTATGACTTAGTGATCTGCCCTTTAATGCTGCATTATCTGCAAGATCTAAATCCGCTATTTGCAGATGTGAAGCGCGTACTAAAGGGTGGTGGTAGCTTTGTGTTTTCTACTCATCATCCGATGGTAGATATTGAAGCGAGCCCCAGTGGTAACTATTTTGCAACCGAGCAAGTAACAGAAATGTGGGATACGGTTGGCAAACCAGTTGAGGTGAGCTTTTACCGCAGGCCGCTCTCTGCTTTGATAGCCGCGCTTACCGATCATGAAATGGTGATTACCGAGTTAAGTGAAGGTAAACCTAGTGAAGCACTAAAAACAATCTCACCGGAGCAATACCAACGTTTAAGTAAGCACCCCCAATTTTTGTTTATTAAGGCGCTTGCTTAA
- a CDS encoding ABC transporter ATP-binding protein: MEEILRFENVELYYDHVYALKGVSISLNKGETVALIGANGAGKSSILRAITGLSSIHSGAIYYQGQRLDGTSAANIVKDGIAMVPEGRRIFPLMSIKDNLLMGAFTRSDKTDIANTLDSVLERFPRLRERYHQQASTLSGGEQQMMVIGRALMAKPQVLLLDEPSLGIAPKLVQDIARSIVAISRDQDVSVLLVEQNSRMAMSISKRTYALSTGKVVLEGESASLINDERIKAAYLGGEV, translated from the coding sequence ATGGAAGAAATACTTCGCTTTGAAAATGTAGAGCTTTATTACGATCATGTTTACGCTCTAAAAGGTGTGTCGATAAGTCTTAATAAGGGGGAAACAGTTGCTTTGATTGGGGCAAATGGCGCCGGTAAGTCTTCTATATTGCGGGCTATAACGGGCTTATCGAGTATCCATTCGGGCGCCATTTACTATCAAGGGCAGCGCTTAGATGGCACATCCGCTGCAAATATTGTTAAAGATGGTATCGCGATGGTACCTGAAGGTCGGCGGATTTTTCCTCTAATGTCTATTAAAGATAACTTACTTATGGGGGCGTTTACTCGTAGCGATAAAACCGACATAGCGAATACTTTAGACAGCGTATTAGAGCGCTTTCCTCGATTAAGGGAACGCTATCACCAGCAAGCAAGCACACTTTCAGGCGGCGAGCAGCAAATGATGGTGATTGGCAGGGCACTTATGGCCAAACCACAAGTTTTGTTGTTAGATGAGCCAAGCTTGGGGATTGCCCCTAAATTAGTGCAAGACATCGCTCGCTCAATTGTTGCCATTTCACGAGACCAAGATGTTAGCGTGCTTTTGGTAGAACAAAATAGCCGAATGGCCATGTCTATCTCTAAACGAACCTACGCCTTATCTACGGGAAAGGTTGTACTAGAAGGTGAGTCTGCCAGTTTAATAAATGATGAACGAATAAAAGCAGCTTATTTAGGTGGAGAAGTATGA
- the secF gene encoding protein translocase subunit SecF, which translates to MSHTFLTRTRFGMSAISGILLLLAIASLASKGLNWGLDFTGGVVAEVRLDQQLIATDIKPIVDKALQQDVQLIASSEAGRWTFRYYQIEDTTMSLVSVLETSSTTVEVLNSSIVGPQVGSDMVEQGGLAVFACLVLTMLYLSYRFEWRLASGALLALTHDVLIVLGMFALTQIEFNLTTLAAVLAVLGYSLNDSIIIADRTRELFKAKPNEEANLLINDAIRATFSRTLITSGTTLVTVSSLWLLGGPALEGFAIALCLGIAFGTWSSISLGVTFPQLIGISPEHYKKTAQMEEEALP; encoded by the coding sequence ATTTCACATACATTTCTTACTCGAACGCGTTTTGGTATGTCGGCTATTTCGGGCATTTTGCTATTACTTGCAATTGCTTCACTTGCCAGTAAAGGCTTGAACTGGGGCTTGGACTTTACTGGTGGCGTGGTGGCTGAAGTTCGATTAGATCAACAACTAATAGCTACAGATATAAAGCCCATAGTAGACAAAGCGCTACAGCAAGATGTTCAGCTTATTGCTTCTAGTGAAGCTGGCCGATGGACATTTCGTTACTATCAAATAGAAGATACAACAATGAGCTTGGTCTCTGTTTTGGAGACATCTAGTACCACGGTTGAGGTATTAAACAGCAGCATTGTTGGGCCGCAGGTTGGTTCTGATATGGTGGAGCAGGGCGGCTTAGCGGTATTTGCTTGTTTGGTTTTAACCATGTTGTATCTAAGTTATCGCTTTGAGTGGCGCTTGGCCTCAGGGGCGTTGTTAGCGCTTACTCACGACGTGCTTATTGTGTTGGGGATGTTTGCGCTTACCCAAATAGAGTTCAATCTTACCACCTTGGCGGCGGTGCTGGCGGTGTTGGGATATTCATTAAATGACTCGATTATTATCGCCGACCGAACCAGGGAGTTATTTAAAGCCAAACCCAATGAAGAGGCGAACTTGCTGATTAACGATGCGATACGGGCGACCTTTTCTCGCACTTTGATTACTTCGGGAACCACCTTGGTAACGGTGAGTAGCTTGTGGTTGTTAGGCGGCCCAGCCTTAGAAGGCTTTGCTATTGCACTGTGTTTAGGGATTGCTTTTGGCACTTGGTCGTCGATATCTCTGGGAGTGACCTTTCCACAGCTTATTGGTATTAGCCCAGAGCATTATAAAAAAACGGCGCAGATGGAGGAGGAAGCCTTACCGTGA
- a CDS encoding branched-chain amino acid ABC transporter permease: MNKHNILACLAFFVSVYFVVPLAIEISGRSDFYYTLTSVALLSIASAGVWLTFYIGRINIGQGAFALAGGYVSAILITQYQLNFWFTLPLAGLFCALLSVVIGLPILRLRGVYFAMVTLVLTEVMRLTALALPITQGAKGITSIPLPEAVQLMGVTIIPGFAELDNPKIAFYMMSVSLMIAVFAVTWRLVNSRLGHLCRSLQQNEELSASIGVNTAYLRIVTYSISSFFGGIAGASFVAISQSVYPSSFQVADSVNFMLNCFLGGLGYVFGPMLGTLMLYFGWDLLFTAGKYQMLIFSSLLILLMLVLPNGVLSLIERKKRRT; the protein is encoded by the coding sequence ATGAATAAACATAATATTTTAGCTTGCCTTGCGTTTTTTGTGTCGGTCTATTTTGTGGTTCCACTGGCAATTGAAATCAGCGGTCGTAGCGATTTTTATTATACCCTTACCTCTGTAGCCTTACTGTCTATAGCTTCAGCCGGAGTATGGCTCACTTTCTATATTGGCAGGATAAACATTGGCCAGGGGGCATTTGCGTTGGCCGGTGGTTATGTATCAGCAATCCTGATCACCCAATATCAACTAAATTTTTGGTTTACTTTACCGTTAGCTGGACTTTTTTGCGCATTGCTTTCAGTGGTTATCGGTTTACCCATTTTGCGCTTGCGCGGTGTGTATTTTGCAATGGTAACCTTGGTATTAACTGAGGTTATGAGATTAACCGCTCTGGCATTGCCTATTACCCAAGGCGCTAAAGGCATCACTTCAATTCCATTACCTGAAGCAGTTCAGCTTATGGGTGTAACAATTATCCCTGGTTTTGCTGAATTAGATAACCCGAAGATAGCGTTTTATATGATGTCGGTGTCGCTAATGATAGCGGTTTTTGCTGTGACCTGGCGATTGGTTAATTCGCGTCTCGGGCACTTATGTCGCTCCTTGCAGCAAAACGAAGAGCTGTCGGCTTCTATTGGGGTTAATACCGCATATTTACGGATAGTTACTTATTCAATATCGTCATTTTTTGGTGGCATTGCTGGTGCAAGTTTTGTGGCAATTTCGCAATCAGTTTATCCATCATCCTTCCAAGTGGCTGATAGTGTTAACTTTATGCTTAACTGCTTTTTAGGTGGCTTGGGTTATGTGTTTGGACCCATGTTAGGCACGTTAATGCTGTATTTTGGTTGGGATTTATTGTTTACAGCCGGGAAATACCAAATGCTTATTTTCTCCAGCTTACTCATTTTGTTGATGTTGGTATTACCAAATGGGGTATTAAGCCTTATAGAACGTAAAAAGAGGCGCACATGA